The following are encoded in a window of Manihot esculenta cultivar AM560-2 chromosome 8, M.esculenta_v8, whole genome shotgun sequence genomic DNA:
- the LOC110621725 gene encoding uncharacterized protein LOC110621725 gives MAASEASDDSFRVRVKKIFGSLTSSSSQRPSSLQSTLWSLTDDEVERREWRRGDTGSSDRDEIPCSSSFDELIRDRRRSFRRELQHDLDDGEHESNTLRSRRMGTDGLDEWDIRSSIGLDRTLDNEEEEDQYDKVASGRENAGERLYMKNVTDQESYFNIHNVLPKSLHGKDPRANHMAAKIRLQEDEAEAQKLNFNHNCDTEVKEPHDKASNEGGRQLRSILKRKEFKQEDNKSVSKRVRFEPGCKIVCKEEASQKIQANSVDTSSLNSMISDDEYMPSQKRYGIPDYLQNSSKYTHYSFNSSSEVEGKSNTLVGFLELVEDLKSTGSESALKDVSGDLPIPKSVTFIPKKKAGELKAGNFSSKVKQDEEEDGNQSLQQRVLPVGIAAGESQGSEADIVEEDKTEADAINKSEGAQKASRKYRTKSGSDESDP, from the exons ATGGCAGCCTCAGAAGCCAGCGACGATAGCTTCAGAGTCAGAGTGAAAAAGATTTTCGGATCGCTGACGTCTTCATCCTCCCAGCGTCCTTCCTCCCTTCAATCGACTCTATGGTCTCTCACCGACGACGAGGTCGAGAGAAGAGAATGGAGGAGAGGAGACACCGGCTCCTCTGATAGGGACGAAATACCGTGCTCTTCGTCGTTTGATGAGCTGATAAGGGATCGGCGGAGGAGTTTTCGTAGAGAGCTCCAACACGACCTCGATGATGGTGAACACGAGTCCAATACGTTGCGTAGCAGAAGAATGGGCACTGATGGTTTAGATGAATGGGATATCAGATCATCGATTGGATTGGACCGTACTCTCGATAATGAG gaggaggaagatcaATATGATAAAGTGGCTTCAGGTAGAGAAAATGCTGGGGAGCGTCTGTATATGAAGAATGTTACTGATCAAGAGTcttattttaacattcataatgTACTTCCCAAGTCATTGCATGGCAAAGACCCACGTGCTAATCACATGGCAGCAAAAATTAGGCTGCAAGAAGATGAAGCTGAAGCTCAGAAATTGAATTTTAACCACAATTGTGATACAGAAGTTAAAGAGCCCCATGACAAAGCATCTAATGAAGGTGGCAGGCAATTGAGGTCTAtattgaaaaggaaagaatttaAGCAGGAAGACAACAAATCAGTTTCTAAACGTGTCAGGTTTGAACCTGGTTGTAAAATTGTTTGCAAGGAAGAAGCATCCCAAAAAATTCAAGCAAATTCTGTGGACACTTCGTCACTAAACAGTATGATATCAGATGATGAATACATGCCAAGCCAGAAGAGATATGGCATTCCAGATTATTTACAGAATTCTTCTAAGTATACCCAttatagttttaattcatcCAGTGAGGTTGAAGGGAAATCCAATACACTGGTGGGTTTTCTTGAGCTGGTCGAAGATCTAAAATCCACAGGATCAGAATCAGCATTGAAGGATGTTTCAGGTGACCTTCCAATTCCAAAATCAGTGACTTTTATTCCCAAGAAAAAAGCAGGTGAACTCAAAGCAGGAAATTTCAGCAGCAAGGTTAAGCAAGATGAGGAAGAAGATGGTAATCAATCCTTGCAGCAGAGAGTCTTACCTGTCGGTATTGCAGCTGGGGAATCGCAAGGATCTGAAGCTGATATAGTGGAGGAGGACAAGACAGAAGCAGATGCCATCAACAAAAGCGAAGGTGCCCAAAAGGCTAGTCGCAAGTATCGAACAAAGTCAGGCTCAGATGAATCTGATCCTTGA
- the LOC110621774 gene encoding ADP-ribosylation factor GTPase-activating protein AGD3, producing the protein MSFAMLDDSPMFRKQIQSMEESAELLRERSLKFYKGCRKYTEGLGEGYDGDIAFASALEAFGGGHNDPISVAFGGPVMTKFTIALREIGTYKEVLRSQVEHMLNDRLLQFVNVDLHEVKEARKRFDKASLLYDQAREKFLSLRKGTKTDVATLLEEELHTARSAFEEARFNLVTAVSNVEAKKRFEFLEAVSGTMDAHLRYFKQGYELLHQMEPYINQVLTYAQQSRERSNYEQAALSERMLEYKRQIDRESRWSSNGSNGSPNGDGIQAIGRSSHKMIEAVMQSAAKGKVQTIRQGYLSKRSSNLRGDWKRRFFVLDSRGMLYYYRKQCSKSSGSGSQHSGQRNSSELGSGLLSRWLSTHYHGGVHDEKSVAHHTVNLLTSTIKVDADQSDLRFCFRIISPTKNYTLQAESALDQMDWIEKITGVIASLLSSQAPERCLPASPMGSGHHRSASESSSFESADFDHSAVDELTSERSLAGAHHERPSRILQQRSSAEKPIDVLQRVCGNDKCADCGAPEPDWASLNLGVLVCIECSGVHRNLGVHISKVRSLTLDVKVWEPSVISLFQSLGNAFANSVWEELLQSRSTFQVDLIPTGPHKSDKSQPHFICKPSPVESISVKEKFIHAKYAEKLFVPKPRDSQYPHSVSHHIVEAVRANDKKSVYRLIVNHEVDVNAVYEQASCSSYLTLAKVMLLQEQTGLDHCSSCSTGNSLDRSSTSSLNLAGTGEGQILEDLDGCSLLHLACETADIGMLELLLQYGANINSTDARGQTPLHRCIIRGRAAFAKLLLSRGADPRAVNGEGKTPLELAIETNFADADVITFLSDSNG; encoded by the exons ATGTCTTTCGCTATGCTCGACGACTCTCCTATGTTTCGCAAGCAG ATACAATCCATGGAGGAAAGTGCTGAATTGCTAAGGGAGAGGAGTTTAAAGTTCTACAAAGGATGTCGGAAATACAC TGAAGGACTAGGTGAGGGATATGATGGGGACATTGCCTTTGCTAGTGCTCTGGAAGCTTTTGGTGGAGGACATAATGATCCTATTAGTGTGGCTTTTGGAG GCCCTGTTATGACTAAATTTACCATAGCCTTGAGAGAAATTGGGACATACAAGGAAGTTCTTCGATCTCAG GTTGAGCACATGCTGAATGACAGATTGCTACAATTTGTCAATGTTGATTTGCATGAGGTCAAG GAAGCAAGGAAACGTTTTGACAAGGCAAGCCTTCTTTATGATCAG GCTCGTGAGAAGTTCTTGTCACTGAGGAAGGGCACAAAGACTGATGTAGCTACTCTGTTAGAGGAG GAGCTTCATACTGCAAGGTCTGCATTTGAGGAAGCACGTTTTAATCTA GTGACTGCTGTTTCTAATGTGGAAGCAAAAAAGAGGTTTGAATTTTTAGAGGCTGTCAGTGGGACAATGGATGCACATCTTCGTTACTTCAAGCAG GGGTATGAGTTGTTGCATCAAATGGAGCCATATATAAATCAG gttctgacttATGCTCAACAGTCAAGAGAGAGGTCCAACTATGAGCAGGCAGCTCTCAGTGAAAGGATGCTAGAGTACAAAAGGCAGATTGATCGTGAGAGTAGATGGTCTTCCAATGGTTCCAATGGATCTCCTAATGGGGATGGTATACAAGCCATTGGTAGAAGTTCACATAAAATGATAGAGGCAGTAATGCAATCTGCTGCAAAGGGAAAG GTTCAAACCATTAGGCAAGGTTATCTATCTAAACGTTCCTCAAACTTGCGAGGTGACTGGAAGAGAAGGTTTTTTGTACTTGATAGTCGGGGAATGTTGTATTACTATCGGAAACAATGCAGCAAATCATCT GGTTCTGGTAGCCAACATTCTGGTCAAAGGAATAGCTCGGAGCTTGGATctggattgttgagtcgttggTTATCTACTCATTATCATGGGGGAGTACATGATGAGAAATCAGTTGCTCACCATACTGTGAACCTTCTTACATCAACAATCAAGGTTGATGCTGACCAGTCAGACTTGCGATTCTGCTTCAGGATTATTTCACCAACAAAGAACTACACTTTGCAG GCAGAGAGCGCACTGGATCAAATGGATTGGATTGAAAAGATAACAGGGGTTATTGCTTCATTACTCAGCTCGCAGGCTCCTGAAAGG TGTCTGCCTGCTAGTCCTATGGGAAGTGGTCATCATAGGTCTGCCAGTGAGAGCAGTTCATTTGAAAGTGCTGATTTTGACCACTCTGCCGTTGATGAACTTACCTCTGAGAGGAGCCTTGCTGGTGCCCATCATGAACGACCATCAAGAATTTTACAACAACGATCCAGTGCAGAGAAGCCTATTGATGTTCTGCAAAGAGTATGCGGAAATGATAAATGTGCTGATTGTGGTGCCCCAGAACCAGATTGGGCATCCCTAAATCTTGGTGTTCTTGTTTGCATTGAATGTTCTGGTGTTCACCGTAATCTTGGTGTGCATATATCAAAG GTAAGATCCCTCACACTGGATGTCAAAGTATGGGAACCTTCTGTTATTAGTTTGTTTCAATCTCTGGGAAATGCCTTTGCAAACTCAGTCTGGGAGGAGCTACTGCAATCAAGAAGTACCTTTCAGGTTGATCTCATCCCCACAGG CCCACACAAGTCTGATAAATCACAGCCACATTTTATCTGTAAACCCAGTCCGGTTGAGTCTATATCAGTAAAGGAGAAGTTTATCCATGCAAAG TATGCAGAAAAACTGTTTGTTCCCAAACCTAGAGACAGCCAATATCCTCATTCAGTGTCACATCATATTGTGGAAGCTGTACGTGCTAATGACAAGAAATCTGTGTACCGTCTTATTGTTAATCACGAAGTAGATGTCAATGCTGTATATGAGCAAGCATCTTGTAGCTCTTATCTAACCCTGGCTAAAGTGATGTTACTACAAGAGCAGACGGGCCTTGACCACTGCTCTAGCTGCTCAACTGGGAATTCATTGGACAGGTCCTCCACTAGTTCTTTAAATTTGGCTGGTACTGGTGAAGGTCAGATCTTGGAGGATCTAGATGGGTGTTCCTTGCTTCACCTTGCTTGTGAAACTGCGGATATTGGCATGCTAGAACTCCTTTTACAGTATGGTGCAAATATAAATTCAACTGATGCAAGAGGTCAGACACCATTGCATCGATGTATTATTAGAGGCAGAGCTGCATTTGCAAAATTGCTCCTCTCAAG AGGAGCAGATCCACGGGCTGTGAATGGGGAAGGTAAGACCCCTCTTGAGCTCGCAATAGAGACAAATTTTGCTGATGCTGATGTCATCACTTTCTTATCAGACTCAAATGGGTGA